The following are from one region of the Candidatus Obscuribacterales bacterium genome:
- a CDS encoding RES family NAD+ phosphorylase — MHSPQILSDVLQSLPIQSITGMVFRAVNFDALMSRNPPNALWSGGAREKGQRYTPPGGPDCLYVSETEQTALSEARGLFSTITNESTLSPLVALPIQVSLENVLDITQQNIQQLLGTDLTELTSSWQMQMLNSDVVPTHLLAEAAFATDRFQAIRFPSAQVVGQVNLVIWTGLLKGTSFVEILDRNSKLWRRIP, encoded by the coding sequence AAATCCTTTCCGATGTTCTGCAATCACTTCCCATCCAGTCGATTACTGGCATGGTTTTTCGTGCGGTTAATTTTGACGCGCTTATGAGCAGGAATCCACCGAATGCACTTTGGTCTGGAGGAGCGAGAGAGAAGGGGCAGAGATACACGCCGCCAGGTGGACCCGATTGCCTATATGTTTCAGAAACCGAGCAGACTGCGCTTTCTGAGGCTAGAGGACTGTTTTCGACAATAACCAATGAATCAACTCTGTCCCCATTGGTAGCTTTGCCGATTCAAGTGAGCCTGGAAAATGTTCTAGACATTACACAGCAGAACATTCAGCAACTCCTTGGTACCGATTTGACGGAGTTAACTTCATCCTGGCAAATGCAAATGTTGAACAGCGATGTGGTTCCTACTCATTTGCTTGCCGAAGCTGCCTTTGCAACAGACCGCTTTCAAGCAATCAGATTTCCCTCTGCTCAAGTTGTCGGTCAAGTCAACCTAGTAATCTGGACCGGACTGCTAAAAGGGACAAGCTTTGTCGAGATATTAGATCGAAACAGCAAACTTTGGAGACGAATACCGTAG